In the genome of Cupriavidus taiwanensis, one region contains:
- the fdhD gene encoding formate dehydrogenase accessory sulfurtransferase FdhD, translating to MESTELAGHTGFETRDIVRHKRRVTQPATDNVAEELPVALVYNGISHAVMMCTPLDLEAFAVGFSLTEGIVARNAEIHDLEVRMHAHAAEVQMEISEHAFATMRARRRALAGRTGCGVCGLESIALLDLEPARMPEPAAPIVPSRAMIERAVAALPSHQRLMQATGGVHAAAWCDAGGEILHVFEDVGRHNGLDKLIGHLALQRVDMADGFVLLSSRASYELVRKVARMNIQMLATISAPTALAIRIAEQAGVRLLSFCRQDGYVDYTSASMQGTRGDAAC from the coding sequence ATGGAATCCACCGAACTGGCCGGACACACCGGCTTTGAAACGCGTGACATCGTGCGGCACAAGCGCCGCGTGACCCAGCCGGCCACCGACAACGTCGCCGAGGAGCTGCCGGTGGCGCTGGTGTACAACGGCATCTCGCATGCGGTGATGATGTGCACGCCGCTGGACCTCGAGGCCTTCGCGGTCGGCTTCTCGCTGACCGAGGGCATCGTCGCACGCAACGCCGAGATCCACGATCTCGAGGTGCGCATGCATGCGCACGCCGCCGAAGTGCAGATGGAGATCAGCGAGCACGCCTTCGCCACCATGCGCGCGCGCCGGCGCGCACTGGCCGGACGCACCGGCTGCGGCGTGTGCGGCCTCGAAAGCATCGCGCTGCTGGACCTGGAGCCGGCGCGCATGCCCGAGCCGGCTGCCCCGATCGTGCCGTCGCGCGCCATGATCGAGCGCGCCGTCGCCGCGCTGCCGTCGCACCAGCGGCTGATGCAGGCCACCGGCGGCGTCCATGCCGCGGCCTGGTGCGATGCCGGCGGCGAGATCCTCCATGTGTTCGAAGATGTCGGCCGCCACAATGGCCTGGACAAGCTGATCGGCCACCTGGCGCTGCAGCGCGTGGACATGGCGGACGGTTTCGTGCTGCTGTCCAGCCGCGCCAGCTATGAACTGGTGCGCAAGGTCGCGCGCATGAACATCCAGATGCTGGCGACGATCTCGGCGCCGACCGCGCTGGCCATCCGCATCGCCGAGCAGGCCGGTGTGCGCCTGCTCAGCTTCTGCCGGCAGGACGGCTACGTCGACTACACCAGTGCGTCTATGCAAGGCACACGCGGAGACGCGGCATGCTGA
- a CDS encoding FdhF/YdeP family oxidoreductase produces MSTPKPETGHIAPYTHPAAGWGALKYVAINLIKEKVAGGNYKMLFKQNQADGFDCPGCAWPDRQHASTFEFCENGVKAVAAESTSMRVTPEFFAQHTVTSLMAQTDYELEQHGRLTQPMAYDAQTDKYRPIAWDEAFALIARHLRALPDPNQAAFYTSGRASNEAAFLYQLFVRAYGTNNFPDCSNMCHEATSRGLPQTIGVGKATVVLDDFEHADTILLFGHNAATNHPRMLGELRECARRGATIVSINPLRERGVERFTSPQHPVEMLTGSSTRIASMFVQPRLGGDFALIKGMAKRLVELDDEAIRHGRERLIDVDFVREHTVGFSDFVDDLRAESWADIVAESGVPQQDIDALTQVYARGKRVIACWGMGLTQHKHSVPTVQILSNLMMMRGNIGRPGAGLLPVRGHSNVQGDRTVGIEEKPEPEFLDRLQAAFGFEPPRQHGYDVVHTISAMLAGKVKVFVGLGGNFSTATPDTPRTFAALRQCDLTVHIATKLNRSHLVHGKEALILPTLGRTEIDQQDGVAQGVTVEDSVCMVHISFGMNAPASPHLLSEIAIVARMAAATLGSETIDWLWYAQDYARIRDAIEQVIDGFDSYNERVAVPGGFHLTPPACHRVWHTPSGKAQFLVNRIDKDTPINRARQQYGDRLMVMMTTRSHDQYNTTIYGLDDRYRGVFGLRRVVFINAADLARLGLEAGQHVDITSVWDDGVQRRVEDFVLVEYDIPQGCVGAYYPETNPLVPLESTGDGCGTPTSKSVPVLLTPSRHQPEVVAR; encoded by the coding sequence ATGAGCACCCCCAAGCCTGAAACAGGCCACATCGCCCCCTATACCCATCCCGCCGCCGGCTGGGGCGCGCTGAAGTACGTTGCCATCAACCTGATCAAGGAGAAGGTGGCCGGCGGCAACTACAAGATGCTGTTCAAGCAGAACCAGGCCGACGGCTTCGACTGCCCCGGCTGTGCCTGGCCGGACCGGCAGCATGCCTCGACCTTCGAGTTCTGCGAAAACGGCGTCAAGGCGGTGGCGGCCGAGTCGACCAGCATGCGCGTGACCCCGGAGTTTTTCGCGCAGCACACGGTGACGTCGCTGATGGCGCAGACGGACTATGAGCTGGAGCAGCACGGGCGCCTGACGCAGCCGATGGCCTACGATGCGCAGACCGACAAGTACCGGCCGATCGCCTGGGACGAGGCCTTTGCGCTCATCGCGCGCCACCTGCGCGCGTTGCCGGATCCGAACCAGGCCGCGTTCTATACCTCGGGCCGCGCCAGCAACGAGGCCGCGTTCCTGTACCAGCTGTTCGTGCGCGCCTATGGCACCAACAACTTTCCCGATTGCTCCAATATGTGCCACGAGGCCACTAGCCGTGGCCTGCCGCAGACCATCGGCGTGGGCAAGGCCACCGTGGTGCTGGATGACTTCGAGCATGCCGACACTATCCTGCTGTTCGGCCACAACGCGGCCACCAACCATCCGCGCATGCTGGGCGAACTGCGCGAATGCGCGCGGCGCGGCGCCACCATCGTGTCGATCAATCCGCTGCGCGAGCGCGGCGTGGAGCGCTTCACCAGCCCGCAGCACCCGGTGGAGATGCTGACCGGGTCCAGCACCAGGATCGCGTCGATGTTCGTGCAGCCCCGGCTGGGCGGCGACTTTGCGCTGATCAAGGGCATGGCCAAGCGCCTGGTCGAGCTGGACGACGAGGCCATCCGTCACGGCCGCGAGCGCCTGATCGACGTGGACTTCGTGCGCGAGCACACCGTCGGCTTCAGCGACTTTGTCGATGACCTGCGTGCCGAAAGCTGGGCCGACATCGTTGCCGAGTCGGGCGTGCCGCAGCAGGATATCGACGCGCTCACGCAGGTCTATGCGCGCGGCAAGCGCGTGATCGCCTGCTGGGGCATGGGGCTGACGCAACACAAGCATTCGGTGCCGACGGTGCAGATCCTGTCCAACCTGATGATGATGCGCGGCAATATCGGCCGCCCGGGTGCCGGGCTGCTGCCGGTGCGCGGCCATTCCAACGTGCAGGGCGACCGCACGGTGGGGATCGAAGAGAAGCCCGAGCCGGAATTCCTCGATCGCCTGCAGGCCGCCTTCGGTTTCGAGCCGCCGCGCCAGCATGGCTATGACGTGGTGCACACCATCTCGGCGATGCTGGCGGGCAAGGTCAAGGTCTTTGTCGGGCTGGGCGGCAACTTCTCCACCGCCACGCCGGATACGCCGCGCACCTTCGCGGCGCTGCGCCAGTGCGACCTGACTGTGCACATTGCCACCAAGCTCAACCGCAGCCACCTGGTGCACGGCAAGGAAGCCCTGATCCTGCCGACGCTGGGCCGCACCGAGATCGACCAGCAGGACGGCGTGGCGCAGGGCGTGACGGTCGAGGACTCGGTCTGCATGGTCCATATCTCCTTCGGCATGAACGCGCCGGCATCGCCGCACCTGTTGTCGGAGATCGCCATCGTCGCGCGCATGGCGGCAGCCACGCTGGGCTCGGAGACGATCGACTGGCTCTGGTATGCGCAGGACTACGCCCGCATCCGCGATGCCATCGAGCAGGTGATCGACGGCTTCGACAGCTATAACGAGCGCGTGGCGGTGCCGGGCGGCTTCCACCTGACCCCGCCGGCGTGCCACCGGGTCTGGCATACGCCATCGGGCAAGGCCCAGTTCCTGGTCAACCGCATCGACAAGGACACCCCCATCAACCGTGCGCGCCAGCAGTATGGCGACCGGCTGATGGTGATGATGACCACCCGCTCGCACGACCAGTACAACACCACGATCTATGGCCTGGACGACCGCTACCGCGGGGTGTTCGGCCTGCGCCGGGTGGTCTTTATCAATGCCGCGGACCTGGCGCGGCTGGGCCTGGAGGCGGGGCAGCACGTCGACATCACCAGCGTCTGGGACGACGGCGTACAACGCCGGGTCGAGGACTTCGTGCTGGTCGAATACGACATCCCGCAAGGGTGCGTCGGGGCGTACTACCCCGAGACCAATCCCCTGGTGCCGCTGGAGAGCACCGGCGATGGCTGCGGCACGCCCACCTCCAAGTCGGTGCCGGTGCTGCTGACGCCGTCACGGCACCAGCCCGAAGTGGTGGCACGCTGA
- a CDS encoding carboxymuconolactone decarboxylase family protein, translating into MASTPAAAPSPAETLTARQQAIVPIGALGAAGDIARLNGALNQGLNAGLTVNEAKEILVQLYAYAGFPRSLNALAELMKVVEGRRQRGIRDAAGALPSRPPPQGDALLAAGTANQTRLSGAPVKGALFDFAPAIDDYLKTHLFGDIFERDNLDWQSRELATLGMLSALPGAESQLQAHMRISLNVGLTAAQLRQLTRVLAERVDADSARRAGEALARHLATAPGAK; encoded by the coding sequence ATGGCCAGCACGCCAGCAGCCGCACCTAGCCCAGCTGAAACCCTGACCGCGCGCCAGCAGGCCATCGTGCCGATCGGCGCGCTGGGTGCCGCAGGCGACATCGCCAGGCTGAACGGCGCCTTGAACCAGGGGCTGAATGCCGGCCTGACGGTCAATGAGGCGAAGGAAATCCTGGTGCAGCTATACGCCTACGCCGGCTTTCCGCGTAGCCTCAATGCGCTGGCCGAACTGATGAAGGTGGTGGAAGGGCGCAGGCAGCGCGGCATCCGGGACGCAGCCGGCGCCTTGCCCAGCCGCCCCCCGCCGCAGGGCGACGCGCTGCTGGCCGCGGGAACGGCCAACCAGACTCGCTTGTCCGGCGCGCCGGTCAAGGGCGCGTTGTTTGACTTCGCCCCGGCCATCGATGACTACCTGAAGACCCACTTGTTCGGCGATATCTTCGAGCGCGACAACCTCGACTGGCAAAGCCGCGAACTGGCCACGCTCGGCATGCTGTCGGCGCTGCCCGGCGCCGAGTCGCAACTGCAGGCGCACATGCGTATCAGCCTGAACGTCGGCCTCACGGCCGCTCAACTGCGGCAGCTTACCCGCGTACTTGCCGAACGCGTGGATGCCGACAGCGCCCGAAGGGCCGGCGAAGCCCTGGCGCGGCATCTGGCCACTGCCCCTGGCGCGAAGTAG
- a CDS encoding lactate/malate family dehydrogenase, translating into MRGPAGNDLAHAAAFWGHNRFHAGEYEDARDADIIVITAGVGVKPGQTRLDLAKTNAEVALEIVDRVAGLAPNAIYVIAANPCDVLAAVVFDRLHGLAAAAISAPA; encoded by the coding sequence GTGCGCGGACCGGCTGGGAACGACCTGGCCCATGCCGCGGCGTTCTGGGGGCACAATCGCTTCCACGCTGGTGAATACGAAGACGCCCGCGACGCAGATATCATCGTGATAACGGCCGGCGTCGGTGTGAAACCGGGCCAGACACGCCTGGACCTGGCCAAGACGAATGCGGAAGTCGCGCTCGAAATTGTCGATCGGGTGGCCGGGCTCGCACCCAATGCAATTTACGTCATTGCCGCCAACCCCTGCGACGTTCTTGCCGCTGTCGTATTTGACCGCCTCCATGGTTTGGCTGCCGCCGCTATTTCTGCACCTGCCTGA
- a CDS encoding transglycosylase SLT domain-containing protein — protein MSAVRPSRWLAGLLLYGLMGALSLCGPSAAAQQAPPSPNPPASSPAATPATGQATPAKPRGLNLANKPRTGDFDVMLKSRVIRVLVPYSRTLYFSDKGRERGLTAELVRDFERYLNKKYADQLGKRPLTIIIIPTTRDRLLPDLMAGLGDIAAGNLTETESRLRQVDFTAPRDRKPVRELVVTGPKAPPLQRLDDLAGKTVHVRRASSYFESLTVLNDGLRRAGKAPVKLVMLPDALEDEDALEMLNAGVLQILVVDDWKAATWAQILPNIKVREDLAVREGSYTGWAYRKNSPQLRQAIEDFYLNVVKKQGGAEYRLKQTMLRIKQIKNNTDDAEYKRFQQTIAFFEKYGKDYGFDPLMLAAQGFQESQLNQEARSHVGAVGIMQIMPATGKELNVGNIRMAEANVHAGAKYMDRLMTKYFPDAHFSEADRPLFAFASYNAGPGNIAKMRKEAAARGLDPDKWFNNVEIVVAEKIGIETTTYVRNIFKYYAAYRLMQDMQASRERALRQVQK, from the coding sequence ATGTCCGCTGTCCGCCCTTCGCGTTGGCTGGCAGGCCTTCTTCTGTACGGCCTGATGGGCGCGCTCAGCCTTTGCGGACCCTCTGCCGCAGCCCAGCAAGCTCCGCCATCGCCAAATCCGCCAGCGTCGTCCCCTGCCGCTACCCCCGCGACCGGCCAGGCCACTCCCGCCAAGCCGCGCGGCCTGAACCTTGCCAACAAGCCCCGTACCGGCGACTTCGACGTGATGCTCAAGAGCCGCGTCATTCGCGTGCTGGTGCCGTACAGCCGCACGCTTTACTTCAGCGACAAGGGCCGCGAGCGCGGACTGACCGCCGAGCTGGTGCGCGACTTCGAGCGCTACCTGAACAAGAAATACGCCGACCAGCTCGGCAAGCGCCCGCTGACCATCATCATCATCCCGACCACGCGCGACCGGCTGCTGCCCGACCTGATGGCGGGACTTGGCGATATCGCCGCCGGCAACCTCACCGAAACCGAAAGCAGGCTCAGGCAGGTGGACTTCACCGCGCCGCGCGACCGCAAGCCGGTGCGCGAGCTGGTGGTCACGGGGCCAAAGGCACCACCGTTGCAGCGCCTCGACGATCTCGCCGGAAAGACCGTGCATGTCCGTCGCGCCAGCAGTTATTTCGAAAGCCTGACCGTGCTGAACGACGGCCTGCGCCGCGCCGGCAAGGCGCCGGTCAAGCTGGTCATGCTGCCCGACGCGCTCGAGGACGAAGACGCGCTCGAGATGCTCAACGCGGGCGTGCTGCAGATCCTGGTGGTCGATGACTGGAAGGCCGCGACGTGGGCGCAGATCCTGCCGAACATCAAGGTGCGCGAAGACCTGGCCGTGCGCGAAGGTAGCTATACCGGCTGGGCCTACCGCAAGAACAGCCCGCAACTGCGGCAGGCAATCGAGGACTTCTACCTCAATGTCGTCAAGAAGCAGGGCGGAGCGGAGTACCGGCTAAAGCAGACCATGCTGCGCATCAAGCAGATCAAGAACAATACGGACGATGCCGAGTACAAGCGCTTCCAGCAGACCATCGCCTTCTTCGAAAAGTACGGCAAGGACTATGGCTTCGACCCGCTGATGCTGGCCGCGCAGGGTTTCCAGGAATCACAGCTGAACCAGGAGGCGCGCAGCCATGTGGGGGCGGTCGGCATCATGCAGATCATGCCAGCCACCGGCAAGGAACTGAATGTCGGCAATATCCGGATGGCCGAGGCCAACGTCCACGCCGGCGCCAAGTACATGGACCGGCTGATGACGAAATACTTTCCCGACGCGCATTTCTCGGAAGCGGACCGGCCGCTGTTCGCCTTCGCCAGCTATAACGCCGGGCCGGGAAATATCGCCAAGATGCGCAAGGAAGCGGCGGCGCGCGGACTGGATCCCGACAAGTGGTTCAACAACGTCGAGATCGTGGTGGCGGAGAAGATCGGCATCGAGACCACCACCTATGTGCGCAATATCTTCAAGTACTACGCGGCGTACCGGCTGATGCAGGACATGCAGGCGTCGCGCGAGCGCGCGCTCAGGCAGGTGCAGAAATAG
- a CDS encoding GNAT family N-acetyltransferase → MQECDPANVFAPFNVTVRDGRELLVREIGERDKAGLLAAFNQLSADARYTRFMAAMRQLPEAMLEQATHPSPEREFALVAIATENDAPAIVGGARYAAAPGSDACEFAVTVSDDWHGLGLASQLLRVLIDVARRRGYRRMDGYVLSSNTAMRRLAKRLGFADTPCPDDATLRVVTLALQASGQ, encoded by the coding sequence ATGCAAGAGTGCGATCCGGCAAACGTATTTGCACCATTCAACGTCACCGTGCGCGACGGTCGCGAGCTCCTGGTGCGGGAGATCGGCGAACGTGACAAGGCCGGCCTGCTGGCCGCGTTCAACCAGCTGTCCGCCGATGCGCGGTATACCCGCTTCATGGCGGCCATGCGGCAACTGCCGGAGGCCATGCTCGAGCAGGCGACGCATCCGTCGCCGGAGCGCGAGTTTGCCCTGGTGGCGATCGCCACGGAGAACGACGCGCCCGCCATCGTCGGCGGTGCCCGCTATGCTGCCGCACCGGGCAGCGACGCTTGCGAGTTCGCCGTGACGGTCAGCGACGACTGGCATGGGCTCGGCCTCGCCAGCCAGTTGCTGCGGGTATTGATCGATGTTGCCAGGCGCCGCGGCTATCGGCGCATGGACGGCTATGTGCTGTCGTCGAATACCGCCATGCGGCGCCTGGCGAAGCGCCTGGGATTTGCCGACACACCATGCCCCGACGACGCCACGCTACGTGTCGTCACGCTGGCGTTGCAGGCCAGCGGGCAATAG